In the genome of Hymenobacter cellulosivorans, one region contains:
- a CDS encoding RagB/SusD family nutrient uptake outer membrane protein has translation MNNLFSLRSTPFRSLALATSLTVTLGLSSCEVTDLTPQNALSEATVFSDPARVALAVTGVYNAAQSGFYDPLNGGALATRGYPFGAASSELDDARGEDVVDMAGFFGIVYGNSITPSSPNLVNMWSGCYSVINQANVTLAGVRQAAASGIITADQATIYEGELLFLRALAHHELVIHFSQPYTLNGGTSPGVPYRDIAINTEEAVTLARAVDRGTVANVYDKMLADLDAAESKLPIAGTGSRATNTRVTRATKGAAIALKQRLRQHQGNWAKVIEEGNKLISGVTAPFTSPTTIAAGPLGPYALAPTPQAAFPGGATIVAENIFSIENSSDDNPSVNGALPSVYGSRSAAQMTNGTGRGLLAISPILFNAPFFTCDDLRRTQLMQLDPGTGPRYVTRKYKEAATGADYAPIIRYAEVILNQAEANARTGNPLLALAQLNAVRNRAVTNVAEQYTAALTGNALIQAILNERRIEFVAEGFRWDDIHRLSGEKTFSTVPGGGIPAKFSTAQVTAAAYACNTPTATPGTKAVPMTGDQSSFLFLWPIPSLETANNPVLAAQQNPGY, from the coding sequence ATGAATAATCTTTTTTCACTAAGAAGCACTCCTTTCCGCTCACTGGCGCTGGCTACTAGCCTGACCGTGACGCTGGGCTTGAGCTCTTGCGAAGTAACTGACCTAACTCCTCAGAACGCCCTGTCGGAAGCTACGGTATTTAGTGACCCGGCTCGTGTGGCACTGGCCGTAACCGGCGTATACAACGCTGCCCAGTCGGGCTTCTACGATCCGCTGAACGGTGGTGCTCTCGCAACCCGGGGCTATCCTTTCGGCGCAGCGTCTTCCGAACTGGATGACGCCCGCGGCGAAGATGTGGTAGATATGGCGGGCTTCTTCGGTATCGTGTATGGCAACTCCATCACTCCGTCGAGCCCCAACCTGGTAAACATGTGGAGCGGTTGCTATTCAGTTATCAACCAGGCCAACGTAACGCTGGCCGGCGTGCGCCAGGCAGCTGCCAGCGGGATTATCACGGCTGACCAAGCTACGATCTACGAAGGCGAATTGCTCTTCCTGCGGGCTTTGGCTCACCACGAGCTGGTAATTCACTTCTCCCAGCCCTACACGTTGAACGGTGGCACTAGCCCAGGCGTACCGTACCGTGATATTGCTATCAACACGGAAGAGGCCGTAACGCTGGCTCGTGCCGTAGACCGCGGCACCGTGGCCAACGTGTACGACAAAATGCTGGCCGACCTGGACGCCGCCGAATCTAAGCTGCCTATCGCTGGAACTGGCAGTCGTGCTACTAACACACGGGTAACACGTGCCACAAAAGGAGCGGCAATCGCCTTGAAGCAGCGCCTGCGTCAGCACCAGGGTAACTGGGCTAAGGTGATTGAGGAAGGCAATAAACTAATTTCCGGTGTCACTGCTCCATTTACAAGTCCGACTACTATTGCTGCTGGTCCTTTAGGCCCATATGCATTGGCACCTACGCCCCAGGCAGCATTCCCAGGTGGTGCTACTATAGTAGCAGAAAACATCTTCTCCATCGAGAACAGCTCGGACGACAACCCCAGCGTAAACGGTGCTCTGCCTAGCGTATACGGTTCCCGTTCGGCTGCTCAGATGACCAACGGTACGGGTCGTGGTCTGCTGGCTATCAGCCCCATTCTGTTCAATGCCCCGTTCTTCACCTGCGACGACTTGCGTCGTACGCAGCTGATGCAGCTGGACCCCGGTACCGGTCCTCGCTACGTAACACGTAAGTACAAAGAGGCAGCTACCGGTGCAGACTATGCTCCGATCATTCGTTACGCGGAAGTGATTCTGAACCAAGCTGAGGCTAACGCCCGCACGGGTAACCCTCTGCTGGCACTGGCTCAACTGAACGCCGTACGTAACCGTGCAGTAACCAACGTAGCAGAGCAATACACTGCTGCGCTGACGGGTAATGCCTTGATTCAGGCTATCCTGAACGAGCGTCGGATCGAGTTCGTAGCCGAAGGCTTCCGCTGGGATGATATCCACCGCCTGTCGGGCGAGAAAACCTTCAGCACCGTGCCCGGTGGTGGTATTCCAGCTAAGTTCTCCACGGCGCAAGTAACGGCCGCTGCTTATGCTTGCAACACGCCCACCGCTACGCCTGGTACCAAGGCAGTTCCGATGACTGGTGACCAAAGCTCTTTCCTGTTCTTGTGGCCTATTCCTTCCCTGGAAACGGCTAACAACCCAGTATTGGCTGCTCAGCAGAACCCTGGTTACTAA
- a CDS encoding SDR family NAD(P)-dependent oxidoreductase, protein MHYYIITGASRGLGKALAEAVLHQPGTTVVGVSRHATIEHERYLHQPLDLSDIAAVENNLHKVFPRWTDAASVTLINNAAVVGDIGYVGEQPNEHYNFVFDVNLVAPAMLMNTFLSAYSGLTVPRTVLNISSGAAQRPVDGWAAYCASKAALEALTTTAQKEQELRGSGVRIRSLSPGVIDTGMQEHIRAADPGSFSEAARFVDYHAQGQLASADHVAGKIMAWLQRPVTKSESAVLRLADL, encoded by the coding sequence ATGCATTATTATATCATCACGGGTGCCAGCCGCGGCCTGGGCAAGGCGCTGGCCGAAGCCGTACTGCACCAGCCCGGCACGACCGTCGTTGGCGTGTCGCGCCACGCTACCATCGAGCACGAGCGGTACCTGCACCAGCCTCTGGACCTCTCCGATATTGCTGCCGTCGAAAACAACCTGCACAAAGTATTCCCACGCTGGACGGATGCCGCCAGCGTTACGCTCATCAACAATGCTGCCGTAGTGGGCGACATCGGCTACGTTGGTGAACAGCCCAACGAGCATTACAACTTTGTCTTCGACGTCAATCTGGTGGCACCGGCCATGCTGATGAATACGTTTTTGAGCGCCTACTCCGGTCTGACCGTGCCACGCACGGTACTTAATATCAGCAGCGGCGCCGCCCAGCGCCCCGTTGATGGCTGGGCAGCTTATTGTGCCTCCAAAGCCGCCCTCGAAGCCCTGACCACTACGGCCCAGAAAGAGCAGGAGCTGCGCGGCTCGGGTGTGCGCATCCGCAGCCTGTCACCCGGTGTCATCGATACGGGTATGCAGGAGCATATCCGTGCCGCCGACCCCGGCAGCTTCAGTGAGGCTGCCCGCTTCGTCGATTACCATGCACAGGGCCAGCTAGCCTCGGCCGACCACGTAGCGGGCAAAATTATGGCTTGGCTGCAACGCCCGGTCACCAAGTCGGAATCGGCAGTGCTCCGGTTGGCCGATTTGTAA